ACCTGACCTCAACCTATCAGTCTGGATCAAGGAGGGGACCGGCGGCCATACTGGACGCTTCCAGTAACATGGAACTCTATGATGAAGAACTCTGCAGGGAAACCTATCTTGAA
This Syntrophales bacterium DNA region includes the following protein-coding sequences:
- a CDS encoding arginase family protein, with protein sequence MNFGGILSCFSSFEDSKFVVVPIQYDLTSTYQSGSRRGPAAILDASSNMELYDEELCRETYLE